The Nitrosopumilus sp. genome includes the window TTATTTGATATAATACTTTAAAGAAATCTTTTGGTTGTATGTTGTTTGATTTTGCAATTTGATAAATTGTATTTTGAATATCTTCTAATTCTGTTTCCCCATTTAATTCGTCTACAAGTAATTTCAAAGCTGTTTTTGTAGTGTTGTCTAAATCAATCTCCATTTTTTCTTGCTCATCGAATTCATCTGAATAATTTCCGGCAAGCTCGATGATCTTTTCTATTTCTGGTTCTGGATTTTTGATCACTCCATAATCCAATAATTTTTTTAGTACTCTTTCTGTTCTGTTTTCTTTGAAAATTTTTGCTAGTTCAATAACTAATCTATAGTTAACATGTGTGCTAGATTGCTTTGGAGGATTTAGCAGGTTCACGTATTCAAACAATCCTTTTGATTTGATCAGTTTTGCTTGATTATCTACCTTGATTCTACCAAAGTAAATGTCTTCAAGTTCGTTATACTCTGCCATCAATGATGGAATGTCGTCAAATCCTAATTCTCTTGCACCTGTGATTCTTTTGTATAACAATAACAAAATTGATTTTGGACTGCCAAATTCTAACCATTTTTGTGCAGTTATCACATTGCCTAATGATTTTGAAATCTTTTTTCCTCCTTTGTCTAGAAACATTTCATATTTTACATGATGGGGATGTGGAAATCCTAAGATTTCATCTGCGACCCAATCATTTACTTTGACTGAATCCATGATGTCTTTTCCATATGCCTCAAATCTTATGTCAAATGCAGTCCATCTTGCAGCAAATTCTACTTTCCATGCTAGTTTTCCTAAATCTTTTCCAATGTCTGC containing:
- the lysS gene encoding lysine--tRNA ligase, with the translated sequence MTEQEIIGKGTWIDKLASELLEREKALGRNTDLLRVESGLGASGIPHIGSLGDAVRAYGVKLALENLGYKSELIAYSDDLDGLRKIPEGMEKFGLEEHISKPVSLIPDPYGCHDSYGMHMSSILLEGLDKVGIKYEFRRAVDTYKQGLLKEQIHTILQNSTKIGDKISELVGQEKYQKYLPYFPVCANCNRLYTAEASEYIEDEKKVKYTCHDTEIGSKMVKGCGHIGEADIGKDLGKLAWKVEFAARWTAFDIRFEAYGKDIMDSVKVNDWVADEILGFPHPHHVKYEMFLDKGGKKISKSLGNVITAQKWLEFGSPKSILLLLYKRITGARELGFDDIPSLMAEYNELEDIYFGRIKVDNQAKLIKSKGLFEYVNLLNPPKQSSTHVNYRLVIELAKIFKENRTERVLKKLLDYGVIKNPEPEIEKIIELAGNYSDEFDEQEKMEIDLDNTTKTALKLLVDELNGETELEDIQNTIYQIAKSNNIQPKDFFKVLYQIILGTSRGPKIGPFISDIGRKQVAKTLSEYT